A window of the Penaeus vannamei isolate JL-2024 chromosome 19, ASM4276789v1, whole genome shotgun sequence genome harbors these coding sequences:
- the LOC113808222 gene encoding uncharacterized protein, translated as MKTQVLLLAVLLAHAAVGWGLTPSLSSLLENSACDYNDLENIVDCSAVEDVSEVTDAMNILSEAGFNDFGSFLLSDNPRVTSLPEDLFGDVQFRRIAITNNANLVIENDFLGAARDVVLQIDLSSPQMASIPPLRSSSVTKYTQNAEALEHISKDALAGMPNLESLTLKKAGNNQNGLTIDFGAFATLKKLEALDMEGSRLSGFNVTSGAFHFDSPALKTVQLGGIYMANVFPSSFEGFTADTTLTLMLNYPITIGNFFNVFNSGASVVVQETTPCSCNLAWIRLSSFLQQASISCIVRQDFVSLANVPESSFLHCCGA; from the exons ATGAAGACGCAGGTCCTCCTTCTCGCCGTCCTGCTCGCGCACGCAGCCGTGGGATGGGGCCTCACCCCCTCCTTGAGCTCGCTGCTGGAGAACTCTGCCTGCGACTACAACGACCTGGAGAACATCGTCGACTGCTCCGCCGTAGAAGATGTCTCCGAGGTGACCGACGCCATGAACATTCTCAGCGAGGCCGGGTTCAACGACTTTGGGTCATTTTTGCTCAGCGACAACCCCAGGGTCACCTCACTCCCCGAAGACCTGTTCGGGGACGTTCAGTTCCGTCGCATCGCCATCACCAACAATGCCAACCTTGTGATCGAAAATGATTTCCTGGGCGCCGCGAGGGACGTCGTGCTGCAGATTGACCTCAGTTCACCTCAGATGGCCTCCATCCCGCCCCTGAGGTCATCCAGCGTGACGAAATACACCCAGAACGCCGAGGCTTTGGAACATATCTCGAAGGATGCGCTCGCCGGCATGCCCAACCTAGAG AGCCTGACACTGAAGAAGGCAGGAAACAACCAAAATGGCCTCACCATCGACTTCGGCGCCTTCGCCACCCTCAAGAAGCTCGAAGCCCTTGACATGGAGGGAAGTCGTCTCAGTGGTTTCAATGTGACTTCGGGTGCCTTCCACTTCGACTCTCCCGCTCTCAAGACAGTGCAGCTCGGTGGCATTTACATGGCCAACGTCTTTCCCAGTTCATTCGAAG GCTTCACGGCAGACACAACCCTGACCCTGATGCTGAACTACCCGATCACCATTGGAAATTTCTTTAACGTTTTCAACAGCGGGGCTTCTGTTGTTGTTCAAG AAACGACCCCCTGCTCATGCAACTTGGCTTGGATCCGCCTGAGTTCGTTCCTCCAGCAGGCGAGCATCTCCTGCATCGTGAGGCAGGACTTCGTCAGCTTGGCCAACGTCCCGGAATCCTCTTTCCTTCACTGCTGCGGCGCTTGA